The Rhizoctonia solani chromosome 4, complete sequence genome contains a region encoding:
- a CDS encoding Transposon Tf2-1 polyprotein, whose translation MSTQPSTYVHANPNALSVPTNIQEIPVWAQEIKNLLLAMNQNLSLVIGQAAAHHTDIGTTQATLSNHDSSITNLDALIVKLGADIAKIGTAAASGSSIALATKAPKLAMPDKFDGSDKNKAISFRVAVSHYLRISYPGSTVDEQIAFIISCLDGKAHEWLEPYLEEDVVKGNPVSWLHNLDAFWLQFNARWNVQNRTENFCAKLRTLKQTKGVQDYYKDFQTYSQGLGYNDPSLRDMFYDGLSHKIKETLMVQDYDHADASVTLATLAEKALKVDQRLEQFAAQHKGSSSSSNQSGSKSSTSMSTAAQGAPRDKLSVGEQVYAIVDGKAKKGVLQKIGQNAKGIAVPIVKWNDGTTMDVTFKTIKKDNHPATATSTPAPKASSSSSLRNSGPSPMDLDSASSKGKKPIICATCGGRGHYANQCPSKSYSGHEAHISEDELENGDL comes from the coding sequence ATGTCAACCCAACCTTCCACCTATGTGCATGCCAATCCCAATGCGCTGTCtgtccccaccaatatccaggagatacctgtgtgggcccaggagatcaaaaacctcctcctggctatgaaTCAAAACCTCTCCTTGGTCATAGGACAAGCGGCTGCCCATCACACAGACATTGGTACCACTCAGGCTACCCTCTCAAACCATGACAGTAGCATTACcaaccttgacgccctaATTGTAAAACTTGgggctgatattgccaaaataggCACTGCAGCTGCGTCTGGTTCTTCTATTGCCTTGGCTACCAAGGCCCCCAAACTTGCAATgccagacaaatttgatggGTCTGACAAAAATAAGGCAATCTCTTTTAGGGTTGCTGTATCACATTATCTGAGGATTtcatatcctggctcaacagtggatgagcaaattGCTTTCATTATctcctgcctggatggcaaggcccatgagtggcttgagccctaccTGGAAGAAGACGTTGTTAAAGGGAATCCTgtttcttggctccacaatttggatgccttctggctgcaattcaatgcacgctggaatgtccaaaataggacTGAGAACTTCTGCGCCAAGCTGCGCACcctcaaacaaaccaagggagtccaagattattacaaggacttccagacctattctcaaggtcttggttaCAATGACCCCTCTCTCAGGGAtatgttctatgatggcttatcccacaaaattaaggaaactctcatggttcaagattatgaccatgcagatgcctctgtaactcttgcaactcttgcagagaaggcccttaaagtGGATCAACGCCTAGAGCAGTTTGCAGCCCAGCACAAGGGttcatcttcctcttcaaaccaatctggaagcaaatccagcaccTCTATGTCAAcagcagcccagggagcgcccagggataaactgtctgttggggaacaggtgtatgcaattgtggatggaaaggcaAAGAAGGGGGTCCTTCAAAAAATTGGCCAGAATGCCAAAGGGATTGCAGTTCCAATTGTTaagtggaatgatggcaccaccatggacGTTACCTTCAAAACTATCAAGAAGGATAACCACCCAGCCACTGCCACctccactcctgctcccaaggcttcctcctcctcctccttgcgcAATTCTGGTCCTTCCCCTAtggacttagactctgcctcttcaaaaggcaaaaaacccattatatgcgcaacatgtggaggtaggggacactatgccaatcaatgcccctcaaaatcctactctggccatgaggcccatatctctgaggatgagttggaaaatggggacctctga
- a CDS encoding Transposon Tf2-7 polyprotein encodes MSWLKLHNPTIDWPNKRITFNSQYCNNSCLSVSNSILGNVGGTSNHLEGIPEDLGGVEVIEPLEGIPRETGGTVDSPLESIPVELRNFAEVFSEDMKVTELLPHRPFDLGIDLIDPDKPVKAMVYPLKASDDEELRKLLKEQLDKGLICPSKSKYGSPVHFVNKKNGKRHMVVDYRSLNANTVKNAYPLPLRQSLIEKLRGAKYFSTIDLKSGYNLVRIKEGDEWKTAFKTKYGLFEYLVMPFGLCNAPAAFQHFMNEIFRDILDVYVVVYLDNILIFSESRELHTKHLQEVLKRLQDNACYCNLEKCNFYASEVDYLGVIANGEGVKADPKKITQAVDWATLRSVKGVQEFLGFINFYRRFIHNFSKLAQPLYQLLQKNIPWEWGKRQEVSLKALKQALIESPVLIQPDPYKEFFLECDASDFATGAVLNQKGSDDKLHPVAFLSKSLAPAERNYDIVDKELLAVVRALKEWHHLLEGTVIPVKILTDHKNLEYFQTKRDLNQRKLRWMGFLADYNYRIVYRLGAQNRKADILSHHEDHKSAVKGGGETPVLISPELFIAAIQTDSDLNDLIRDTLHDDKAVHKILKSLEEDIPVKGWKIDNGLLYYHDWIYVPNEPEIRKAILESRHDNPSTGHPGQFRTLDLLSRDYYWSGMKQSVTKYVQACNSCIHSKHSNQAPEGLLQNIDLPNKPWEEITYDLIVGLPTSEGYDAILTVVDQLSKMVHFIPTHSDATAVDVANLFVSFVWKLHGLPRKTILDQGPQFNAKFLRQVYKQLGIEPHFSTAYRPQVDGQSERLNQFVEIYLRHYINYRQTDWVASLPLVEFAYNNGKHSGSKHSPFYMCYGYNPDFTVGNTKESHVPQANNLADFLKEIQTEAKAALEIAARQNAQYYDLNRREATKLEVGDKVYLSSANIKTSRPSHKLEHKQLGPYKVLEKIGRNSYKLDLPKSMKVHPVFNIALLHKKPVDKYDHDPVPLPPVVTADGEEEYTVERILDSKKDNTWEPKAHLANAPEKLAKFHREHPEAAGP; translated from the exons atgtcctggctcaagttacacaaccctactatagattggcctaataagcgtaTCACTTTTAATTCTCAATACTGTAACAATTCTTgtctttctgtttctaattctatcctgggaaatgttggtgggacttctaaccaccttgaaggcataccagaagacttaggaggtgttgaggtaattgaacctcttgaaggcatccctagggaaactggaggtactgtggattctccacttgaaagtattccagtagaactgcgcaattttgcggaggtattttctgaggacatgaaggtgacGGAACTGCTGCCGCACCGTCCTTTTGACttagggattgatttaattgatcctgataaacctgttaaggctatggtataccccttgaaggcatctgatgatgaggaacttagaaaactccttaaagaacaattggacaaaggattgatttgtccatccaaatccaaatatggttccccagttcactttgtcaacaagaaaaatgggaaaaggcatatggttgtggattatagatccctaaatgcaaatacagtcaaaaatgcgtaccctctacctctaagacagtctctcattgagaaactaaggggcgcaaaatacttttccaccattgacctAAAATCTGGATACAACTTGGtccggataaaggaaggtgatgaatggaagactgcatttaaaaccaaatatggcctgtttgaatacctagtcatgccctttgggttatgcaatgctcctgctgcattccagcactttatgaatgagatatttagggacatattggacgtctatgtagtagtatatctagacaacatcctaatattctcagaaagcagAGAATTACATacaaaacatctccaagaaGTATtgaaaaggctgcaagacaatgcatgctattgtaacctggagaagtgtaatttctatgcgtctgaagtagattaccttggtgttATTGCCAACGGTGAAGGAGTAAAAGCAGATCCTAAGAAAATTACTCAAgcagttgattgggcaacactgcgctctgtcaaaggggttcaagagtttttgggctttataaacttctatagacgcttcatacataacttctcaaaactggcacaacccttataccaattactccaaaagaatataccttgggagtggggcaaacgccaagaagtgtctttAAAGGCTCTTaaacaggctctaattgAGTCCCCTGTTTTAATCCAACCtgatccatacaaggagtttttccttgagtgtgacgcctctgattttgcaacaggcgctgtccttaatcaaaagggcagtgatgataaattacacccagttgcattcctatcaaaatccctagcacccgctgaaagaaactatgaCATTGTTGATAAAGAGttactagcagtagtaagggctttaaaggaatggcatcacctgctggaaggaacagtaatccCTGTCAAGATATTGAcagaccataaaaatctggagtatttccagacaaaaagggatctgaaccaaaggaagttaaggtggatgggatttttggcagattacaactataggattgtgtataggctgggcgcacagaatagaaaagcagatattctctcTCACCAtgaagaccacaagtctgcggttaaaggggggggtgaaacccctgtgctcataagcccagagctttttattgcagctattcaaacagatagtgaccttaATGATTTAATAAGGGACActctgcatgatgataaagctgtacacaaaatccttaaatccttggaagaggatatACCTGTTAAAGGATGGAAGATTGATAATGGCCTACTTTACTATCATGATTGGATCTATGTCCCcaatgagccagaaatcaggaaagccatcttagaaagcaggcatgataacccttccactgggcatccaggacagttcagaaccttagacctcctttcaagggattactattggtcagggatgaaacagtctgtaacaaaatatgtccaagcatgcAATTCATGCATACATAGCAAACACTCCAACCAggctcctgaaggtctccttcaaaacatagatttacccaataagccctgggaggaaataacgtatgacttgattgtaggactccccacctcagaaggatatgatgcaatattaacagtagtggaccaattatccaaaatggttcattttataccaacgcactctgatgctactgctgttgatgttgcaaacctctttgtatcctttgtgtggaagttacatgggttacccaggaaaaccattTTGGACCAAGGCCCCCAATTTAATGCAAAATTCTTGAGACAAGTCTACAAGCAGttggggatagaaccacatttctccactgcatacagaccacaagttgatggacaaagtgaacgcctaaaccagtttgtggaaatTTACCTACGCCACTACATCAACtatagacaaacagactgggttgcGTCACTACCACTTGtggaatttgcatacaataatgggaaacactcaggctccaaacactctcctttctacatgtgctatggttataatccagacttcacagttggaaacaccaaggaaagccatgtcccACAAGCCAACAACCTAGCAGACTTCCTGAAAGAGATCCAAACTGAAGcaaaagctgctttagaaattgctgcaagacaaaacgcgcaatactatgatctaaacagaagggaagcaaccaagctggaagttGGTGATAAAGTCTATTTGAGTAGtgccaacatcaaaacttcaaggccttcccatAAGCTGGAGCATAAGCAATTGGGGCCCTAtaaggtcttggagaaaattggcaggaactcctataaactggatctccctaaatccatgaaagtccatcctgtcttcaacattgccctTTTACACAAAAAGCCAGTAGACAAATATGACCATGATCCAGTACCACTTcccccagttgtcacagctgatggagaagaggaatatactgttgaaaggatactagactccaagaaa gataacacatgggaacccaaggcccacttagccaatgcccctgagaaattggctaagtttcaccgtgaacatccagaggcagctggaccttaa